ACATCtaagaacaacaaaaaatatcttttattcTAAAGGCATGTGCTTGAAGTCAAAGGTCCGGTCAGTGCGTAGCATTTAGGAGGCTCGATCACcaaaaatagaatataatattcataactTTCATTATGTCATATTTACCTGAAACTAAGAATAGTTGTTTTCACCTTACAATCATTCCTTAATGCGGTAAAGGGGTCATTGTTCTATAGGAACCcacaacagacaaaaaacaaactggcTCTAGAGGTTACAAGGGTTTTTAGTTGGCggcaatatgcaacttcaccactagttGCCtccaaattttacacactgaaccttcaatGACAGCTTTTACAGTATATGACACAGGTACTAATCTTGAAGACGTGGTAACTTACATTTACTCTGAATGAATTTAACCAAATTAAATCTTTTCGTCATGTATGTGgctgtttactgtgtgtgatCCTCCTCTGCTTGTTGCTCATTTATGGCCAAATACTTTCATTACTTGGTGCGTGAGTTCATGCCGTATGAAGGCCAGGCTCAGTGCTTCCAAATCCATCCGTCTCCAGACTGCTGGACTGCAGCCCGTCATTTTCTTTCACAGGTAGTCcttctggtttctcttctcGTTCTATATTAATATCTGGAAGTAAAGCCACAGTAAAGTTCTCTGCTGTTTTTGGCAAATCGCCCGCCAGTTCATCCTGTGCTTCAAACTGCAGTTGGAGTCTGTTGCACTGAACGCCATGCTGTACGATTATGTATGAAGCTGTGGGGTTCAGAGCCTTATGAGGTCCACCATCAACAAGTCCTAGTCCTGCACCGTTGCATCTATGTGAAGCAGTCCCGGTTCCCTCCATTGCtaagtaacacacacacccacgtgcaaacacaaaataattattCAGAAGTATTTTAAAGAGACCAGAGTTAGctataatttcatttatttatgaatttgtcAAAGCTGAAGCCAATTTGTGAAACTGAGTTGACATTATTTTTGCCTCCATTAATTTTGAGGTGTTTTTGGTAGAGTTTCAGTGAAATCTGGAGGAATGTTTGCCGCCCTCAACTGTTCCTCTCTTCAAATAGTCTGTTCCTCATTGATTGTTTTTTCGCTGCAGTAACATAACCAATTCAAATGTTTATGAGTCTTACTTCAAAAGATACACAATTCTCTCTTGGATAACACCACGTCCTTTCCTCCTGAATCAGCATATTTGTCACTAATGCATGTTTTGATGCACATCTGGATCCAGACGCAGATCCAGACACTGTCTCACtaacatgtaaacacattttgtacCATTAAAAAAATGCTAACTGATTATAGAGCAGCTTTTGGCAGATGTGGGGATTTGTGCTCGCCAAATGCTTTCTAATTCATATTACCATAAAATAACAGCAGGCTCTGAACCGCGGGATTATGTCTCTCGGCTGCAACCCGTACATGACACTTCTACATGCTCTGCAAAGGTTTGAACACCTCACACAGAGTATCTCACATACCTCTTTGCCTGACACACTGAGGGAGGGCCACGATgatggtgaacaacacaaaggctgcagaagctgcagtgCTCCACCACGACCTCTGCACTCGCTGCTCATCCACACCTGCAGAGTAAACAATGCACCACTTCTATTTTACTTCCTGCATCGGTTTATTGAGACTACACCTCCCCAGAAACAGAACAATTTAATACTCACTTATTGGAGCGACAGTGATGTTTACTCTGGTCTGAACCACGTGTCTGCTCTGCAGGCCGGAGAAGGTGCAGGTGTAAGTCCCGGAGTGTTCCTCGCTGTCTGGCTTGTGCAGCAGAAGAGATCCGTCCCCCAGCAGAAGCAGGTCCTGGTCCAGGTCAGCTTGGCCCTCCCACTGGTTCACGGTGTTTCTGGTTCTGCCGTCATATCTCAAGATAACGGCGGGCTCGGTGAACACGGCGAAGGTCCAGGTGAGGGAGAAATTCTGGAGAGTGTGTGGAGCCACGCATGGGATGGACAGTGCATGACCTTCTTCCTGTGTCATGTCCTCTGAAAGatagttcacacacatacacattcatattgCTTTTTGTCAGAAATTATCTTCTTTATGAAAACTTTATAACTCTACAATCTTAATGCACCTTGGTTTTTCCGAGACGCAGTCCACACCTGGGTCTTGTCCGCCGATGTGAACGTGCAGAAGTAGGTGTGGTTGGAGTGATTACCCAGAATCCTCAGGCTGCTCTCCACTGTGAACAGGCCCTTGTGGTCAGTGGTTTTAATGGTTGAATTTCCCAGAGCTCCCTGGGCAGAAGCGGGGTCCGTGGCCCACGTCACCTGAGGCACGGGGTATATGTTATGAGAGGAGCAGGTGACCACCTCATCAGTCATCTCCATCATCACCGACTGGATGAGggctgagaggaaacacagacaagACCGAGCAGTTAATGAGCATATGATAAACTGTGTGGCACTTCTGTGACACTGGCATCTCATAAACGAGGAGCCAGAAGCAGTTTGGgtgaagtgggatttgaacatCAGTGATACCACATGTACCCGGTCAGTACCCTGTGAGCTCCAGTCTGCTCGTTCTCAGTAGCAGTGCTGCCCTTTGGCACCATAGCTCGTTCAAATCTCCCGCAGATGGAGCTTTTCTGCTGCACTAATACCCCGGCCCACTGGCTACACTGTGGTTTTATAGGCCAGAGAGCTAGCATGAGCTAAGCTAGCATATCCAGAGACCTCTTATCAGCACGTGATTGATGAAATAAGATTTCAAAATTTCAGAACTGGACTTTTCGACTTTGCAGTACAGACGTTTCTGTGCGTAGTACCTCACACTGTCCTCggttatttgacattttttgtgtgGGAGGTTTTGGCGTCTGTCTCCTCTAGGGATTTGCTAGAAATTCTGCCAAAATACAAATCTCGTATTTAATGAATCAGTGGTCTTTTGGTTGAGATTCTCGTTCCCCTCCTCATGTCAGAGCATCTCATTAATAGACAAAATTTCCCTCCTGTCCTTAGAAATACCTGCAGGTTGTATGGAAGACCATCAGTGAAAGATAAACTTGAttataaagaaaacacttaaGCTAATAATAAATTTAAAAGTCAAAGAGTTAATGTGTCATTACGGGACATTAAAACATCATAGTTatgagaaaatacatggaggcagccatgtttcttgtagtagaTGTAGGTAAAATGTATCTTAATCTTATCATTTTGATTTATCTTGAAATCGGTTTCCATACAgttgcaataaaacaaaatcactgGAATCACTGCTTCAGTGCCTGTTTTCACAAAGACTGAGCATAACCTTCAGAAAATTTGAAGGCAGTAACTGGAAACAGAACCTATagcaaatacatttatatattacatgaaaaataaagcaTTAACAGTTTAGGTGTTTGCTGTTTGCATGTCTAATTCTTTgctattaaaacacaaacaaagccaGTCTGCTTTCTGGGCAGgagtggaaaaaaaagagagtgcCACTTGTTCCACCCTGTAGTTACGACCTTGACGATAATTTATGAATGGAGACACTTCTACTACTCACAGCTTAATCGTAGCAGAATTAACCAATTATAGACCAGAGAAGAAAAGCTTGAagcaaaaaaaagtattttctaatATACTGACTGTAACATTttactgacctttgacctccaggttGATAAAGATCTCCTGGTTTCCCTTCCGTGTGCTCGTGTAACATTTGTACCTGCCCCTGtcttgaactttgaccctcCTGAGCAGCAGGGAGGCATTGCCATGAGGGATGTGCGAGTTGAACAAGCAGGTCCTTCCGCTGAAGTGTTTGTTCTGGAGTCCAAACTGGTCCTTGTTGTAGTAGTAGCTGTGCACGGGGATTTGCTGCTTGTACCAATGGATCACCACGGTGCTGGTGGGTTGGAAGCTGCAGGGCAGGATGCAGTCGTCTTGGATGAGACAGGTGACGTTGGTATCCGGTATAACTTTGAAACGGTAAAACAACCATCAAGATgactacatttttattttatttatcatcataCACTAGCAATTcagatttttcaaattaaagtaatATGCATCTAAACACccagtttcatttcttttccaacTTTTCAGCCACATTAGTGCTGTTTCCTTTAGGCTTGATGAAACTTTAATAGTACAAACCAAACTTGAATACGACCCTAATAAAAATGCAAAGCTCTGATTAACAAGTTCAACTGATTCATTGTCTCTTAAACATcgcagctgtttgttttgctaAAATAaagttgctgttgttttttcaaaagaGTCACACTTCACCCCTGCTGAATACTTCCCCCAGATGTGCTCAGCTTTCACAGCTGAGGACGCAGCGCAGCTGTGTTTGTCCTCATGTGGAAATATGAAGGAAAACCAATGTTGTTTGTGACAGCTCTCAAAAGACTGCTCAAAGAAACATGCCATCATATGAGCTACTGAGCTgttaacacattttcaaatgaaatggGAAAGATTTGATGAATTCTCTTGTTTTGCAAAATGCTCAGTGGATGAATGAAACTATAAAAGCGGAAGGGACAAAGAGTTACTTATTCTTATCTACTGTTTTGCTATTGCACTGTTGCCCGTTCTGGCTTCTCCTTACAAGCATGCGCAAGCAGATAGATTATCATCAGTATATTGATAGTTCCACAGTTCTGTGTTCTCTACCATGAAATACTGTCTTTAAACATATTCTCAAGGTACTATACATAATTTACCAAATCTAAGATGGCGCTcagagagcgcatacctccatcaaggacCAACTGGCCCCtaaagaaaccacatttaaattcactagatccagatgtttatttggatctgcaccacattgcacacactcataaatacaaGCCCCTTAAACGTGGCTGTTTTTtcaaatcaagatccatgaattcaaaatcaatgaaaatgttcaaaaaacacaacattaaagaaagtgaaaaataattctCGGATCTCTGCCAaacgggttcttccctgacacaaactgcatccttccaccaagtttcatgatgATCTGTCCTGTAATtgttgcataatcctgctagcaaacaaacagactaaCAAACTTTCAGATGAGAACATGCCAATGAGCTACTTCTCTACAAGCTGCATTTTGGACGAGACAAAACTTCAATCACTCTCAGGTCTTCAGGTGTTGAAAAGTTGAAATGACCGATGATCCTCCTGTGAATCGATATCACATCACAGCCAATTTACCACATCAAATCAACCTACTATTAGAGGATAAGTCATGAATCTCAACTTGAGTCAGAACAAGCTGCTCATGTGtaaacaagaggagaagaggtcATGTGATACGATACCTTTTGAGTCTGTCAATAACAATTTCTCCAAGAAAATCAGAAGCACAGTCATGAGTCCATGTGAGTCTGCCATGTCAGACGGCCTCTGCTCTGAGGTGTTGCTCCTGTAGCCGTACTTGGCACGCATGTGTGTGAAAGTACACGGCTGTGCAGTGAGCTGTGTCTGTGCGATTCCACTTTACATCCTTCCTCACACTAATGAAACACTGACTAATTAACCAGGCGGGTGAACGTTTAACCGCACTGCTTCTGTGTGCtccatcacactcacactcacactcacactctcacacacactctcacacacactctctcactctcactctaacacacacacacaccagacctGAACTAAAACCGTAcgtttgtttatatatattcacaaaATTAGTATAGACATATtgactgattttgttttgaaaggacAAAGGCTCAAACTAATCACACCCACAAAATGGCAAATGAAACAGATCAAAACCTGAAATTAAttccagaaaacaaaacaaaatacctCATTGAGATtcttatcctcttttaaatctctcttaaagacacattttctaTAAAAGTGCTTTCTCGGGAGTTGGAGTCTGAATTgtgaactttttaaaacttctcAGCCTTTTACTGCACAaagttcttttttaaaattttttatcCTGGCTGTGATTCTACTGACTAGTTTAATCATTTTTAGTTCTACATTTAATCATGTCtcattttatttagcttttttttacccttttttaaatcttattttaccGTTATACTTCTGCGATAATCTTTTCTAATGTTGTGTGATCTTCAGActgcttttaattgtttcctgTCGTTTGCATTAAGTTCTTAATTTATAACATGTAAagtcactttgttttgaaacattaacatatctttaaataaagttgattattatcattatctgCTCCAGCTCCCAAAGGATACGCCCTGtataggatggatggatggagagataaaTGAAGAGattaaaggagaaataaattatGCATCATTAtaatcattgttattttaattatttgtctGAAAATTAGGCCTTTGTCTCATTCTAATGCATTCAAGTGATAATCCTGTACACCCTGAATAGAGTTCTTTTATTATCTGCACTTTTTCTAAATAATCAGCTTTTATCAAATTCTACAAGTATTTCTCTTGTAATTAAtatcacactttaaaaaaaagccattttgaaaaacatgattACCttccattcattttatttaagttgTTACAAGTTGCCATAAATATGGAATGTAAATCATCCGTCTGTGATAATGCtcttatttttttacattttggccAAAACAGAAGATGCCCTCTACATGACCTGTAGAGGGCACCGATGAGATGTCCCTTGTGCATGTGAATAGCTGCCTGCTGTCCAGCAGCTGCGGGGTCACATGTATGAGCGAACCAAGGGCCACGTGCATGATTCTTTAAGATGCCATTGCTCATGTCTGCCCTCAATCAACTTAAATCCCAGATTAAAGGGATGGTGCTACTGGAGCGGAGTCATTCTGCTCAGGCTctgattttattattgataCTGAACAAGTTTACTCTCCCGTGTGAGAGGTTTTCAATCTTTCCTTGATTAAATACGGCTTCATTAAATACGCCTGTTTTTATAaagcttttctttatttcctttattagtcccacaatggggaattTTTTACTACACTCATGTCTAATGTGCAGTAATGTGCAAATTTCCCTGACATTTTTTTGCTTGTATAACCGTCATTAGCATTTGAAGCGGATTGCATTTCAATTCAACAAATTACTTTTATGTTGTCCTTTATGCAGAGGATCCTGTGGTTTTAACCAAGATCTAAACCCcaaagctgaaaaacaaaagggtTTTGAGGGTTAAACCAAAGGAAGGTGCAGTTCTGGGACTTCATGTTGTGAATAATGTTGTTAGGGATTGGACCATAGGTACATTTGCAAAAACGCTAACCCCATGTTCCTGTGTTCTTATATTTGATGAGTTTAAACCAGTTCAAATCCTCAAGCTGGGAGTCATATCCTCTGCTATGAATGACATCTGCTCGCTCGGGGGCCATAAGTGCAACGCTTGCAGATGTGGCCCAGACATATGCTTGCATCTGTTTCTTCTGGATGGGAACATTAGCATCCTCCCACCACTGCAGTGTGCAACTCCACGGAAAATCCTGTAATGTGTAAAAGTAGGCTacaggctttttatttttatctggCCAGAACGATGATGAAACTGCTGGTTGTATTACCCCCCGCCCCCTCTCCCCGCCCCTCTGCCGCCGCCAGTTTGTAGGTTACTGAAAGATTTCACCAACCACAGATAAGAAGATTAGGGAGGAATTAATGGTATTCCTTTGTCATTATAGGAATAAATTgatatttggttttaaatcagGGGTTGGGGGAGTCGGAGGAACATGTTGTGTCAGGAGACGTAAGCAGAGGGATGGCACAGTGACAAGCAAACTTAGCCAGGGGGATGCCGGTGCACTGGAGCTAAGCGCTGGATATCTCGACCGATGTATCATGTTACAGGAGATGAGAGCGCGGGATAATGCAGAAGtagctgggtgtgtgtgtggcggggcGGAATGAGTGCTGCTGGGACATGGACGTACAAGTAGGGGACGGGGGCAGCTGTGGCATTCCCTGGGTCAGACGCTGACGCAGTGGGAGGAACGTGCGGGTTCCTCTCGTCTTTCCAGCCCCAGCTTAACCATGAGAGTGGCCCTCCTGGGCCTCAGACTGATGTGCTTGGCCTGGTTGTGGCCCATCACCCAGCTCCACGGCAGCCACTTCCCGAACAAGAGGAGACACAAGGATGTGTACGTCGGAGAGAACACCAAACAGAAGCATGGAGGGTGAGCACAAGTTGGACTTGTTGCTTTGATGAGTTGATTTTTGCTGTTAAAAATTGTCCCTTTGATGTCTGGCATCCATTTTATGTGATGATATTCAACTGAATGGAAATATGGTTGTGTAATATGGTTGAGTTTTTCGTTTGACGTCATAGAGATTTGAGATAGGAGCAGGTTATAAAATCTTTTGAGGTGAGAGATAAAGAAGATATGACTCGATGATGTAATGTTGATGTtgtttaatgaaaagaaaaatatttagaTCATTTATAAAGCTCGATTTTGGTTCACATTACTCACTTTGTGATGACACTAAGGACAGATGAGCCTCTtggtgaaacaaacaaaagatgCAATTTATGAGATGGATACAAGACAGACCCGTCGGTATCTTAAAATCTGTGTCGATTCACCGAAACTAAAAGAACTCTCATCAGATGGAGGACTTTGGATTTAATCATCGTGATAAAAGTCCAATTAACCCTCACTAACACCCTCGACCAGATGTCAGCTCTGTTTCAAGTATGCGTTAGAGAGAGAAAGCTGGAGATGGAGATTTTAACGCAAGCTGttctctgttgtctttgctcGTCAGGCGGGTGGATCCTAAGATGAAAAAGCTGGACAGCACCAAGTCTCTGCTTATTAAATCTGAGCAGCTGCTTCGGATTGAAGACCATGACTTTGCAATGCGGCCGGGCTTCGGAGGTAAGACACGAAGATAtccatcttttttaaaaatctactTTGTTTCACTCTTCATAattttttcttgttatttttaataacCATGTGCCTTCCTGGCAACTCAGTTAGGTCAATATAGGTTACTGTGCTGTCTTTGGTAATACGCCTCCAAAAAAACCCCAGTGACCTAGATTGTCTGCAGTGTGAGACAATGACTGCAGACAGTAGGACAGATAAAATAATCTCAACTGCGAACATAATTCTGcggaggggaaaaagaaaaagccggACATCAGAGGACATTCAGAAAACTGTTGTCAGAGCTTTTCTTTGCCAAAATCTACAAATTCATAggtttaaaattttaatttcCAAAGCTGCAACTGTAGAATATGTATATCACAAGCTTGGTATGGATGACCAAATTTTTGAAAACAGagcaaatacaaaaactattgcacaaaacatgtttacattgttGCAGGCTTCCTGTTTGGCTGTGGCGCATCTTATCTCTTTattatctccgccaaggaggtttctttgctgtttgtctgtgaacAGGATTACACACCAACTACTTAACCAATTTTgttgaaatttggtggaagggtAGAGTAAGGACCAAGGAAGAAGCCATTGACTTGTGGGGCAGATCTAGACAAAGGAGCAAATCCAGGAATAGTTTAGGttgttttaagacattttcaccaatttcccaggagaataattcatggatcatcaatcaggcatatttaggggaatgagatctatgagtgtgtgcagcttgattgaatttaagggaatgCTGGGCCTTGACCGAGGTACAGTATGCGCTCTATTGAGTGTCATTGAAGTTTAATTTGCAAACAATAAAGTTCATGTGAATGTGCTTTATTTTATGTCTTGTGTACTGGTACAATGTTGTAAATAATTTGTTTAGATTTTAGagaataaaagaacaatatagaaaaataatagaaacaatGCAGTTGACGTTGCCATCCACTCATTTTGTAGGCTTGTGATTCTGCCAACATCTGAGTCACTGTTTGAGTTGTATCAGCTgtgaatgaaatatgaatattattgaACAGTAGGTTGGACAGTATTGTACTGGTAATGGTAGTTGAACCATTTCCTCAACATTGCTTTACAGCCTTTGACGTTTTGcatcagacttttttttccacTGCACATGCTTCTTGTTGCTTCAGGTGAGTTTTATGCCCAGATGAAAAAATGACGAGGACTTTTTGTCCAGGACCCTAGCTGCCCTATATAATCCCTCCCACCTCACTAACCTATTCTAATCGTAGACTGATGGTTTTGAGAGCTTACCTTCATTAGATAATGGCAATGGGTTGTTTTTAGTTCACATACATTAACAGTAGTGGACAATGACATAAGGTAGAAAGCATTCAATAcgttcctggataaacgggggCATTGGTTCTTCTGCAAAAATGAAGTTAAATCACTGCGTTGTTtcataatctgcaggaagaacttTATCTTTATCATGAGTgacaaataattgttttaatattttttacagaGACCCCCTAGAATTCAGCTTTTGAGGATTTTCCGAGGGTCTCAAGTGTCAATCAGACCCCCTGTATTTCAGTATTTGGCACCCAGGTTGTGGTGCAGGTTGAACCTTTTTGTTGAAAGGCCTCAGTGAAGGGCTGATGCTTCagtttctgacaacaaaaccacaaatggcAAGAAAAACCCTGACTTGGATCCGGGCTCTGACCTCTTCTGTGATGAGTTTGCATGTTTAACCAGTATTTGTGTGGTTTACTTCAGGTCACATGACCAAAATATTTCAACTGACAGGATGGTTGGCATCAATGTTTGTCTTGGTGTGTTTCACAGAAcctaaattaataaattaattagtGCTTTTTTAATCTACATAAGATGTTGACTACATAACACATGGGATATTATATCCATGTAGGTCACTGTAGTGCGCCCGTTATTCCCACAGCAGGCCAGATTTCATAAATAGCACAAAATCAGCTTTGGATATCTTGTCTCTCTGCAAATGTCTAGTTTTGAAAGGATCATATTTTTTGTATGCGTATATTGTTACAAAATTGTAGCTGTGCCCTTAAGTTAGCTGTAACAcaaatgttgatgctgtttaGACTGGGGTAATGGTGCCCTTGAACCTCTTGTGGACAAAATGAgtataacaacaacaaacatttaaaaaactaaaaattatCACTGCAAAGACTTGTTTCACTTGTTCTTAAGACATAAACActggaaagaaaacaatgtaTCAAGTAGTTTCTTTAGTCTCTTGCCTCTCAAGTATTTTGTAGCATCTTTTTTGTGCTTCCTGTTTGAGCAGGAGACTTGACGTTGCTGTGCATCCATTACTTCTGAGTAAATCtcttttaaagtatttattcaggGATGATATTATCACGATTCTGAGCCGAGTCATGTTCATGAACCGGTATGATGTCAGGGTCATCGCTCTCATCCAACCTTTAGTCTGTCATCTGTACACTGTGGTTCATGTCATCTTACTCAGTCGTGGGATTTACATGCATATAATCTCTGGTAGATTCTCGGAGGATGTGATCTAACTTCTGCTTAAAGCTGATCCATTAAACGTTTGACCCTCTGCAGGTTCAGCTATACCTGTCGGCATCGACGTCCAGGTAGAGAGCATTGACAGCATATCGGAAGTAAACATGGTACGTGCCTCTAGTATTTGACAACATACAGTATCTAATTTTCTCTGTTGGGCTTGatcaactgtttttgttttcatttattttctatttccagGACTTTACTATGACTTTGTACTTGAGGCATTATTGGCAGGACGATCGGCTGGCCTTTCCTTCCAGCAGCAACAAGAGTCGTACCTTCGATGCACGTCTTGTGAAGAAAATTTGGGTTCCTGACGTTTTCTTTGTTCACTCTAAACGCTCGTTCATCCACGATACAACCATGGAGAATATCATGCTGAGGGTTTTTCCTGACGGCAACATCCTCTACAGTGTCAGGTGagaaaaaaccttttcattcaTTGCTCATGAAAAGAGATTACGATAAAGCAGGAACAATTAAAGTCAGACCATATGATCTGGATGAATGGCTGCCACTATTACAAAATAAGTTCTCCACACAttcctttttttcaatttcaaatggcTTTATGCTTGGCTGAGGGGGAAAAATTGATGCTACAGAGGTGCAATAGAAACAGCAGACAGAAGTGGATGGAACAACACCCTTGTTGCATTCAGCTTTCTACTTTCAAAGGTGACGTAGTCCTGCTTTAAGCTTAAACATCGTTATAAATTTTATTAAGTGAGtaataatgtaaacaaaatgacCCACTGGAAGCTCCCAGCCGGGTTGAGAGATTAGAGCCTGAAAGGAATATGAAGAGCTTTCAGACCACAGTCACAATATCCATTTCAACCACAGATGCCCACAATATGGCGTCATCCCTAACAGCTCTCTATGACCACAGGCCCCGTCAGGCACTGAACGAACTGATCAGCTCACAAATCAGTCCAGTTTTGTTTTATACCACATTTGACATCCTACTAGTTTACTGGTTAAGTCTATGCATCTAAACTCTGAAAGTCATCCATCAGTgcaaatataacattttctcTGATTATGCGTGTTTCTTTAACTCTGAGCTGTGTTTCAGGATCACTGTGACGGCACTTTGCTCGATGGACTTCAGTAGTTTCCCCCTGGACACACAGAATTGCTCTCTGGAGCTGGAGAGCTGTGAGTATCAAACTGCAGCAGGGGCACTGCTGCTCAGAACATATTCAGTGTTATGCCTGCAGGAATAGAATTAGTGCATTAAACCTGAACAAAAATCTACTTTAAATAA
The Hippoglossus stenolepis isolate QCI-W04-F060 chromosome 15, HSTE1.2, whole genome shotgun sequence DNA segment above includes these coding regions:
- the LOC118122470 gene encoding uncharacterized protein LOC118122470 → MRAKYGYRSNTSEQRPSDMADSHGLMTVLLIFLEKLLLTDSKVIPDTNVTCLIQDDCILPCSFQPTSTVVIHWYKQQIPVHSYYYNKDQFGLQNKHFSGRTCLFNSHIPHGNASLLLRRVKVQDRGRYKCYTSTRKGNQEIFINLEVKALIQSVMMEMTDEVVTCSSHNIYPVPQVTWATDPASAQGALGNSTIKTTDHKGLFTVESSLRILGNHSNHTYFCTFTSADKTQVWTASRKNQEDMTQEEGHALSIPCVAPHTLQNFSLTWTFAVFTEPAVILRYDGRTRNTVNQWEGQADLDQDLLLLGDGSLLLHKPDSEEHSGTYTCTFSGLQSRHVVQTRVNITVAPISEY